A genome region from Vulpes lagopus strain Blue_001 chromosome 7, ASM1834538v1, whole genome shotgun sequence includes the following:
- the ITIH4 gene encoding inter-alpha-trypsin inhibitor heavy chain H4 isoform X2 codes for MPNSHLSLTQYMFLSPAKVHGTFTVCLSEATAVFGLEIPISQKPPPEGWDSKHVLIHSPLPLKFRSNLLAPGAKMKASGPGCTCGIMLVLLSLLAVLHATTAQKNDISIYSFTVDSKVSSRFAHTVVTSRVVNRAETVQEATFQVELPKRAFITNFSMIIEGVTYPGNIKEKAAAQEQYSAAVARGESAGLVKATGRKTEQFQVSVNVAPAAKVTFELVYEELLKRQLGVYELLLKVQPQQLVKHLQMDIHIFEPQCISFLETESTFMTSELANALTISQNKTKAHIQFKPQKTAGQLDKVLDGNFIVRYDVNRTLSGGSIQIENGYFVHYFAPEGLPTIPKNVIFVIDKSGSMSGRKIQQTREALIKILDDLKPNDQFNLISFSGDVTYWKPLLVPASPENVDQAKRYAANIEAQGGTNINDAMLTAVRLLQSANQKELLSDGSVSLIILLTDGDPTVGETSPARIQKNVQKAIDGQYSLFCLGFGFDVSYVFLEKLALDNGGLARRIYEDSDSALQLQDFYQEVANPLLTAVTFEYPDNAVDKVSQDNFRLLFKGSEIVVVGKLRDQSPDVLSAKVRGQLHMQNITFQTESSVAEQEKEFQSPKYIFHSFMEKLWAYLTIQQLLEQIISASDAEKQALETRALNLSLSYSFVTPLTSMVVTKPEGEQRSEVAEKPVETSHHSFSRFPPVGDTMHRTGGIYADSVLTERRGYRGQGPPGPSRRIPSDPWRNRLRGPPIAPLHPLYHTPGEPDRMLAPSIPGEALQVEDLRARDVAPARAPAIASDPVTGRLWERKASGNSTDLSQRAKATSSPAPMQAPPVILMLPGQSVNRLCVDIKHSQGPMKLLSDPDQGIEVTGQYETEKAQFSWIEVTLKNLQLQVRASPEHVVVTQNRRNSAYKWKETLFSMMPGLSMTMDKTGLLLLSSTDKVTVGLLPWDGPGEGLRLLLRDTDRFSSHVNGTLGQFYQDVLWGPPTEADDSKRTLRVQGRDYSATRLVKLDYQEGSPGTEISCWSVEL; via the exons TGGGGCCAAGATGAAGGCTTCGGGCCCTGGCTGCACCTGTGGCATCATGCTGGTCCTGCTCTCGCTGCTGGCTGTCCTCCACGCGACCACTGCCCAAAAG AATGACATCAGCATCTACAGCTTCACCGTGGACTCCAAGGTCTCGTCCAGATTTGCCCACACGGTCGTCACCAGCAGGGTGGTCAACAGGGCCGAAACTGTGCAGGAGGCCACCTTCCAGGTGGAGCTGCCCAAGAGAGCCTTCATCACCAACTTCTCCAT gaTCATCGAAGGTGTGACCTACCCAGGGAACATCAAGGAGAAGGCTGCGGCCCAGGAGCAGTACAGTGCAGCTGTAGCCAGGGGAGAGAGTGCTGGCCTCGTCAA ggccactGGAAGAAAGACGGAGCAGTTCCAGGTGTCGGTCAACGTGGCTCCAGCTGCCAAGGTCACCTTCGAGCTGGTGTATGAAGAGCTGCTCAAGAGGCAACTGGGAGTGTATGAGCTGCTGCTGAAAGTCCAGCCCCAGCAGCTGGTCAAGCACCTGCAG ATGGACATTCACATCTTCGAGCCTCAGTGCATCAGCTTTCTGGAGACCGAGAGCACCTTCATGACCAGCGAACTGGCGAATGCCCTCACCATCTCACAGAACAAGACCAAG GCTCACATCCAATTCAAGCCGCAAAAGACAGCGGGACAGCTGGACAAAGTCCTGGATGGCAACTTCATTGTCCGCTATGATGTGAACCGGACCCTCTCTGGAGGCTCCATTCAG ATCGAGAATGGCTACTTTGTGCACTACTTTGCTCCTGAGGGCCTGCCCACAATACCCAAGAATGTGATCTTTGTCATTGACAAAAGCGGCTCCATGAGTGGCAGGAAGATCCAGCAG ACCCGAGAAGCCTTAATCAAGATCCTGGATGACCTCAAGCCCAACGACCAGTTCAATCTCATCAGCTTCAGTGGGGATGTGACTTACTGGAAGCCACTGCTGGTGCCAGCCTCGCCTGAGAACGTGGACCAGGCCAAGAGATATGCTGCCAACATCGAGGCCCAAGGAG ggACCAACATCAACGATGCAATGCTGACGGCCGTGCGGCTGCTGCAGAGTGCCAACCAGAAGGAGCTACTGTCAGATGGGAGTGTCTCCCTTATTATCCTGCTCACTGATGGTGACCCCACCGTGG GGGAGACCAGCCCTGCAAGGATCCAGAAGAACGTGCAGAAAGCTATAGATGGTCAGTACAGCCTTTTCTGCCTGGGCTTTGGCTTCGATGTCAGCTATGTCTTCCTGGAAAAGCTGGCACTGGACAATGGTGGCCTGGCTCGGCGTATCTATGAGGACTCGGACTCTGCCCTGCAGCTCCAG GACTTCTACCAGGAAGTGGCCAACCCATTGCTGACAGCAGTGACCTTTGAGTACCCAGACAATGCTGTGGACAAGGTCTCACAGGACAATTTCCGGCTCCTCTTCAAAGGCTCCGAGATCGTCGTGGTCGGGAAGCTCCGGGACCAGAGCCCTGATGTGCTCTCAGCCAAAGTCAGAGGGCAGCTG CACATGCAGAACATCACCTTCCAAACGGAGTCCAGTGTTGCAGAGCAGGAGAAGGAGTTCCAGAGCCCCAAGTACATCTTCCACAGCTTCATGGAGAAACTCTGGGCATACCTGACCATCCAGCAACTGCTAGAGCAAAT CATTTCAGCGTCCGATGCTGAGAAGCAGGCCCTTGAGACACGAGCTCTGAACTTGTCACTCAGCTACAGTTTTGTCACTCCCCTCACATCCATGGTGGTCACCAAACCTGAAGGTGAACAACGGTCTGAAGTTGCTGAGAAGCCTGTGGAAACAA GTCATCATTCTTTCTCTAGATTTCCTCCTGTGGGAGACACAATGCACAGAACAg GAGGCATCTATGCAGACTCTGTCCTCACTGAAAGAAGAGGCTATAGAGGACAAG GTCCTCCTGGACCTTCCAGGAGGATACCTAGTGACCCATGGAGAAACAGACTCCGAGGACCTCCTATTGCTCCTCTTCATCCACTCTACCATACACCTGGGGAACCAGACAGGATGTTGG CCCCCTCCATTCCCGGTGAAGCGCTTCAAGTTGAGGATTTAAGAGCCAGAGATGTCGCCCCGGCCAGAGCCCCTGCAATAGCTTCTGACCCTGTAACAGGGCGACTCTGGGAGAGGAAAGCTTCGGGGAACTCTACAGACTTGTCAC AACGAGCCAAGGCAACCTCATCTCCAG CCCCCATGCAGGCACCTCCAGTCATTCTGATGCTGCCTGGACAGAGTGTGAACCGCCTCTGTGTGGACATCAAGCACTCTCAGGGGCCAATGAAGCTGCTCTCAGACCCTGACCAAG GGATTGAGGTGACCGGCCAGTATGAGACAGAGAAGGCCCAGTTCTCATGGATCGAGGTGACCCTCAAGAACCTCCAGCTGCAGGTCCGCGCCTCCCCTGAGCACGTGGTAGTGACTCAGAACCGAAGAAACTCTGCCTACAAGTGGAAGGAAACGCTGTTCTCCATGATGCCTGG CCTCAGTATGACCATGGACAAGACGGGGCTCCTGCTGCTCAGCAGCACAGACAAAGTGACCGTTGGTCTGCTACCCTGGGACGGCCCTGGAGAGGGGCTCCGGCTCCTTCTGCGGGACACTGACCGCTTCTCCAGCCACGTCAATGGGACCCTTG GCCAGTTTTACCAGGACGTGCTCTGGGGGCCCCCAACAGAGGCCGATGACAGCAAGAGAACACTGAGGGTTCAGGGCCGTGACTACTCTGCCACCAG ATTGGTCAAGCTGGATTACCAAGAAGGATCCCCGGGAACAGAGATTTCCTGCTGGTCTGTGGAGCTGTAG
- the ITIH4 gene encoding inter-alpha-trypsin inhibitor heavy chain H4 isoform X1, whose amino-acid sequence MPNSHLSLTQYMFLSPAKVHGTFTVCLSEATAVFGLEIPISQKPPPEGWDSKHVLIHSPLPLKFRSNLLAPGAKMKASGPGCTCGIMLVLLSLLAVLHATTAQKNDISIYSFTVDSKVSSRFAHTVVTSRVVNRAETVQEATFQVELPKRAFITNFSMIIEGVTYPGNIKEKAAAQEQYSAAVARGESAGLVKATGRKTEQFQVSVNVAPAAKVTFELVYEELLKRQLGVYELLLKVQPQQLVKHLQMDIHIFEPQCISFLETESTFMTSELANALTISQNKTKAHIQFKPQKTAGQLDKVLDGNFIVRYDVNRTLSGGSIQIENGYFVHYFAPEGLPTIPKNVIFVIDKSGSMSGRKIQQTREALIKILDDLKPNDQFNLISFSGDVTYWKPLLVPASPENVDQAKRYAANIEAQGGTNINDAMLTAVRLLQSANQKELLSDGSVSLIILLTDGDPTVGETSPARIQKNVQKAIDGQYSLFCLGFGFDVSYVFLEKLALDNGGLARRIYEDSDSALQLQDFYQEVANPLLTAVTFEYPDNAVDKVSQDNFRLLFKGSEIVVVGKLRDQSPDVLSAKVRGQLHMQNITFQTESSVAEQEKEFQSPKYIFHSFMEKLWAYLTIQQLLEQIISASDAEKQALETRALNLSLSYSFVTPLTSMVVTKPEGEQRSEVAEKPVETRNKHKNFYTSHHSFSRFPPVGDTMHRTGGIYADSVLTERRGYRGQGPPGPSRRIPSDPWRNRLRGPPIAPLHPLYHTPGEPDRMLAPSIPGEALQVEDLRARDVAPARAPAIASDPVTGRLWERKASGNSTDLSQRAKATSSPAPMQAPPVILMLPGQSVNRLCVDIKHSQGPMKLLSDPDQGIEVTGQYETEKAQFSWIEVTLKNLQLQVRASPEHVVVTQNRRNSAYKWKETLFSMMPGLSMTMDKTGLLLLSSTDKVTVGLLPWDGPGEGLRLLLRDTDRFSSHVNGTLGQFYQDVLWGPPTEADDSKRTLRVQGRDYSATRLVKLDYQEGSPGTEISCWSVEL is encoded by the exons TGGGGCCAAGATGAAGGCTTCGGGCCCTGGCTGCACCTGTGGCATCATGCTGGTCCTGCTCTCGCTGCTGGCTGTCCTCCACGCGACCACTGCCCAAAAG AATGACATCAGCATCTACAGCTTCACCGTGGACTCCAAGGTCTCGTCCAGATTTGCCCACACGGTCGTCACCAGCAGGGTGGTCAACAGGGCCGAAACTGTGCAGGAGGCCACCTTCCAGGTGGAGCTGCCCAAGAGAGCCTTCATCACCAACTTCTCCAT gaTCATCGAAGGTGTGACCTACCCAGGGAACATCAAGGAGAAGGCTGCGGCCCAGGAGCAGTACAGTGCAGCTGTAGCCAGGGGAGAGAGTGCTGGCCTCGTCAA ggccactGGAAGAAAGACGGAGCAGTTCCAGGTGTCGGTCAACGTGGCTCCAGCTGCCAAGGTCACCTTCGAGCTGGTGTATGAAGAGCTGCTCAAGAGGCAACTGGGAGTGTATGAGCTGCTGCTGAAAGTCCAGCCCCAGCAGCTGGTCAAGCACCTGCAG ATGGACATTCACATCTTCGAGCCTCAGTGCATCAGCTTTCTGGAGACCGAGAGCACCTTCATGACCAGCGAACTGGCGAATGCCCTCACCATCTCACAGAACAAGACCAAG GCTCACATCCAATTCAAGCCGCAAAAGACAGCGGGACAGCTGGACAAAGTCCTGGATGGCAACTTCATTGTCCGCTATGATGTGAACCGGACCCTCTCTGGAGGCTCCATTCAG ATCGAGAATGGCTACTTTGTGCACTACTTTGCTCCTGAGGGCCTGCCCACAATACCCAAGAATGTGATCTTTGTCATTGACAAAAGCGGCTCCATGAGTGGCAGGAAGATCCAGCAG ACCCGAGAAGCCTTAATCAAGATCCTGGATGACCTCAAGCCCAACGACCAGTTCAATCTCATCAGCTTCAGTGGGGATGTGACTTACTGGAAGCCACTGCTGGTGCCAGCCTCGCCTGAGAACGTGGACCAGGCCAAGAGATATGCTGCCAACATCGAGGCCCAAGGAG ggACCAACATCAACGATGCAATGCTGACGGCCGTGCGGCTGCTGCAGAGTGCCAACCAGAAGGAGCTACTGTCAGATGGGAGTGTCTCCCTTATTATCCTGCTCACTGATGGTGACCCCACCGTGG GGGAGACCAGCCCTGCAAGGATCCAGAAGAACGTGCAGAAAGCTATAGATGGTCAGTACAGCCTTTTCTGCCTGGGCTTTGGCTTCGATGTCAGCTATGTCTTCCTGGAAAAGCTGGCACTGGACAATGGTGGCCTGGCTCGGCGTATCTATGAGGACTCGGACTCTGCCCTGCAGCTCCAG GACTTCTACCAGGAAGTGGCCAACCCATTGCTGACAGCAGTGACCTTTGAGTACCCAGACAATGCTGTGGACAAGGTCTCACAGGACAATTTCCGGCTCCTCTTCAAAGGCTCCGAGATCGTCGTGGTCGGGAAGCTCCGGGACCAGAGCCCTGATGTGCTCTCAGCCAAAGTCAGAGGGCAGCTG CACATGCAGAACATCACCTTCCAAACGGAGTCCAGTGTTGCAGAGCAGGAGAAGGAGTTCCAGAGCCCCAAGTACATCTTCCACAGCTTCATGGAGAAACTCTGGGCATACCTGACCATCCAGCAACTGCTAGAGCAAAT CATTTCAGCGTCCGATGCTGAGAAGCAGGCCCTTGAGACACGAGCTCTGAACTTGTCACTCAGCTACAGTTTTGTCACTCCCCTCACATCCATGGTGGTCACCAAACCTGAAGGTGAACAACGGTCTGAAGTTGCTGAGAAGCCTGTGGAAACAA GAAACAAACACAAGAACTTTTATACCA GTCATCATTCTTTCTCTAGATTTCCTCCTGTGGGAGACACAATGCACAGAACAg GAGGCATCTATGCAGACTCTGTCCTCACTGAAAGAAGAGGCTATAGAGGACAAG GTCCTCCTGGACCTTCCAGGAGGATACCTAGTGACCCATGGAGAAACAGACTCCGAGGACCTCCTATTGCTCCTCTTCATCCACTCTACCATACACCTGGGGAACCAGACAGGATGTTGG CCCCCTCCATTCCCGGTGAAGCGCTTCAAGTTGAGGATTTAAGAGCCAGAGATGTCGCCCCGGCCAGAGCCCCTGCAATAGCTTCTGACCCTGTAACAGGGCGACTCTGGGAGAGGAAAGCTTCGGGGAACTCTACAGACTTGTCAC AACGAGCCAAGGCAACCTCATCTCCAG CCCCCATGCAGGCACCTCCAGTCATTCTGATGCTGCCTGGACAGAGTGTGAACCGCCTCTGTGTGGACATCAAGCACTCTCAGGGGCCAATGAAGCTGCTCTCAGACCCTGACCAAG GGATTGAGGTGACCGGCCAGTATGAGACAGAGAAGGCCCAGTTCTCATGGATCGAGGTGACCCTCAAGAACCTCCAGCTGCAGGTCCGCGCCTCCCCTGAGCACGTGGTAGTGACTCAGAACCGAAGAAACTCTGCCTACAAGTGGAAGGAAACGCTGTTCTCCATGATGCCTGG CCTCAGTATGACCATGGACAAGACGGGGCTCCTGCTGCTCAGCAGCACAGACAAAGTGACCGTTGGTCTGCTACCCTGGGACGGCCCTGGAGAGGGGCTCCGGCTCCTTCTGCGGGACACTGACCGCTTCTCCAGCCACGTCAATGGGACCCTTG GCCAGTTTTACCAGGACGTGCTCTGGGGGCCCCCAACAGAGGCCGATGACAGCAAGAGAACACTGAGGGTTCAGGGCCGTGACTACTCTGCCACCAG ATTGGTCAAGCTGGATTACCAAGAAGGATCCCCGGGAACAGAGATTTCCTGCTGGTCTGTGGAGCTGTAG
- the ITIH4 gene encoding inter-alpha-trypsin inhibitor heavy chain H4 isoform X4 — translation MPNSHLSLTQYMFLSPAKVHGTFTVCLSEATAVFGLEIPISQKPPPEGWDSKHVLIHSPLPLKFRSNLLAPGAKMKASGPGCTCGIMLVLLSLLAVLHATTAQKNDISIYSFTVDSKVSSRFAHTVVTSRVVNRAETVQEATFQVELPKRAFITNFSMIIEGVTYPGNIKEKAAAQEQYSAAVARGESAGLVKATGRKTEQFQVSVNVAPAAKVTFELVYEELLKRQLGVYELLLKVQPQQLVKHLQMDIHIFEPQCISFLETESTFMTSELANALTISQNKTKAHIQFKPQKTAGQLDKVLDGNFIVRYDVNRTLSGGSIQIENGYFVHYFAPEGLPTIPKNVIFVIDKSGSMSGRKIQQTREALIKILDDLKPNDQFNLISFSGDVTYWKPLLVPASPENVDQAKRYAANIEAQGGTNINDAMLTAVRLLQSANQKELLSDGSVSLIILLTDGDPTVGETSPARIQKNVQKAIDGQYSLFCLGFGFDVSYVFLEKLALDNGGLARRIYEDSDSALQLQDFYQEVANPLLTAVTFEYPDNAVDKVSQDNFRLLFKGSEIVVVGKLRDQSPDVLSAKVRGQLHMQNITFQTESSVAEQEKEFQSPKYIFHSFMEKLWAYLTIQQLLEQIISASDAEKQALETRALNLSLSYSFVTPLTSMVVTKPEGEQRSEVAEKPVETSHHSFSRFPPVGDTMHRTGPPGPSRRIPSDPWRNRLRGPPIAPLHPLYHTPGEPDRMLAPSIPGEALQVEDLRARDVAPARAPAIASDPVTGRLWERKASGNSTDLSQRAKATSSPAPMQAPPVILMLPGQSVNRLCVDIKHSQGPMKLLSDPDQGIEVTGQYETEKAQFSWIEVTLKNLQLQVRASPEHVVVTQNRRNSAYKWKETLFSMMPGLSMTMDKTGLLLLSSTDKVTVGLLPWDGPGEGLRLLLRDTDRFSSHVNGTLGQFYQDVLWGPPTEADDSKRTLRVQGRDYSATRLVKLDYQEGSPGTEISCWSVEL, via the exons TGGGGCCAAGATGAAGGCTTCGGGCCCTGGCTGCACCTGTGGCATCATGCTGGTCCTGCTCTCGCTGCTGGCTGTCCTCCACGCGACCACTGCCCAAAAG AATGACATCAGCATCTACAGCTTCACCGTGGACTCCAAGGTCTCGTCCAGATTTGCCCACACGGTCGTCACCAGCAGGGTGGTCAACAGGGCCGAAACTGTGCAGGAGGCCACCTTCCAGGTGGAGCTGCCCAAGAGAGCCTTCATCACCAACTTCTCCAT gaTCATCGAAGGTGTGACCTACCCAGGGAACATCAAGGAGAAGGCTGCGGCCCAGGAGCAGTACAGTGCAGCTGTAGCCAGGGGAGAGAGTGCTGGCCTCGTCAA ggccactGGAAGAAAGACGGAGCAGTTCCAGGTGTCGGTCAACGTGGCTCCAGCTGCCAAGGTCACCTTCGAGCTGGTGTATGAAGAGCTGCTCAAGAGGCAACTGGGAGTGTATGAGCTGCTGCTGAAAGTCCAGCCCCAGCAGCTGGTCAAGCACCTGCAG ATGGACATTCACATCTTCGAGCCTCAGTGCATCAGCTTTCTGGAGACCGAGAGCACCTTCATGACCAGCGAACTGGCGAATGCCCTCACCATCTCACAGAACAAGACCAAG GCTCACATCCAATTCAAGCCGCAAAAGACAGCGGGACAGCTGGACAAAGTCCTGGATGGCAACTTCATTGTCCGCTATGATGTGAACCGGACCCTCTCTGGAGGCTCCATTCAG ATCGAGAATGGCTACTTTGTGCACTACTTTGCTCCTGAGGGCCTGCCCACAATACCCAAGAATGTGATCTTTGTCATTGACAAAAGCGGCTCCATGAGTGGCAGGAAGATCCAGCAG ACCCGAGAAGCCTTAATCAAGATCCTGGATGACCTCAAGCCCAACGACCAGTTCAATCTCATCAGCTTCAGTGGGGATGTGACTTACTGGAAGCCACTGCTGGTGCCAGCCTCGCCTGAGAACGTGGACCAGGCCAAGAGATATGCTGCCAACATCGAGGCCCAAGGAG ggACCAACATCAACGATGCAATGCTGACGGCCGTGCGGCTGCTGCAGAGTGCCAACCAGAAGGAGCTACTGTCAGATGGGAGTGTCTCCCTTATTATCCTGCTCACTGATGGTGACCCCACCGTGG GGGAGACCAGCCCTGCAAGGATCCAGAAGAACGTGCAGAAAGCTATAGATGGTCAGTACAGCCTTTTCTGCCTGGGCTTTGGCTTCGATGTCAGCTATGTCTTCCTGGAAAAGCTGGCACTGGACAATGGTGGCCTGGCTCGGCGTATCTATGAGGACTCGGACTCTGCCCTGCAGCTCCAG GACTTCTACCAGGAAGTGGCCAACCCATTGCTGACAGCAGTGACCTTTGAGTACCCAGACAATGCTGTGGACAAGGTCTCACAGGACAATTTCCGGCTCCTCTTCAAAGGCTCCGAGATCGTCGTGGTCGGGAAGCTCCGGGACCAGAGCCCTGATGTGCTCTCAGCCAAAGTCAGAGGGCAGCTG CACATGCAGAACATCACCTTCCAAACGGAGTCCAGTGTTGCAGAGCAGGAGAAGGAGTTCCAGAGCCCCAAGTACATCTTCCACAGCTTCATGGAGAAACTCTGGGCATACCTGACCATCCAGCAACTGCTAGAGCAAAT CATTTCAGCGTCCGATGCTGAGAAGCAGGCCCTTGAGACACGAGCTCTGAACTTGTCACTCAGCTACAGTTTTGTCACTCCCCTCACATCCATGGTGGTCACCAAACCTGAAGGTGAACAACGGTCTGAAGTTGCTGAGAAGCCTGTGGAAACAA GTCATCATTCTTTCTCTAGATTTCCTCCTGTGGGAGACACAATGCACAGAACAg GTCCTCCTGGACCTTCCAGGAGGATACCTAGTGACCCATGGAGAAACAGACTCCGAGGACCTCCTATTGCTCCTCTTCATCCACTCTACCATACACCTGGGGAACCAGACAGGATGTTGG CCCCCTCCATTCCCGGTGAAGCGCTTCAAGTTGAGGATTTAAGAGCCAGAGATGTCGCCCCGGCCAGAGCCCCTGCAATAGCTTCTGACCCTGTAACAGGGCGACTCTGGGAGAGGAAAGCTTCGGGGAACTCTACAGACTTGTCAC AACGAGCCAAGGCAACCTCATCTCCAG CCCCCATGCAGGCACCTCCAGTCATTCTGATGCTGCCTGGACAGAGTGTGAACCGCCTCTGTGTGGACATCAAGCACTCTCAGGGGCCAATGAAGCTGCTCTCAGACCCTGACCAAG GGATTGAGGTGACCGGCCAGTATGAGACAGAGAAGGCCCAGTTCTCATGGATCGAGGTGACCCTCAAGAACCTCCAGCTGCAGGTCCGCGCCTCCCCTGAGCACGTGGTAGTGACTCAGAACCGAAGAAACTCTGCCTACAAGTGGAAGGAAACGCTGTTCTCCATGATGCCTGG CCTCAGTATGACCATGGACAAGACGGGGCTCCTGCTGCTCAGCAGCACAGACAAAGTGACCGTTGGTCTGCTACCCTGGGACGGCCCTGGAGAGGGGCTCCGGCTCCTTCTGCGGGACACTGACCGCTTCTCCAGCCACGTCAATGGGACCCTTG GCCAGTTTTACCAGGACGTGCTCTGGGGGCCCCCAACAGAGGCCGATGACAGCAAGAGAACACTGAGGGTTCAGGGCCGTGACTACTCTGCCACCAG ATTGGTCAAGCTGGATTACCAAGAAGGATCCCCGGGAACAGAGATTTCCTGCTGGTCTGTGGAGCTGTAG